A stretch of DNA from Acanthochromis polyacanthus isolate Apoly-LR-REF ecotype Palm Island chromosome 21, KAUST_Apoly_ChrSc, whole genome shotgun sequence:
TCCCCCAGCCTGTCACATATGTAAAGTTAATAAAAGTAAGCAATAACAGGAGCCCATAAATTCATAATGGggttttgctgttatttttttccattaaatacaCTCTCTTTaatctctctttctgtttgtggAGGGTGGGGGACACAGTTATGATTTTCTTTGCCACCAATAGTAGGATATATAATAGATATGCCTTTTTTATCCATTGCTTCTTGTGGAATCGAACTGATTATATAGACCAATGGCTCAAGTGGCAAATCAACACTTGAAATGGATCTTATTTCTGCCTGAATCCCCTTCCAGAATAGTTTCAGTTCCAAAATATGTGCGTGTCGTCTCCAGTTTTGCCCCCGTTTCTCAATTCTGCTACTTTTCTTTCGGTAATAACGGAGTATTTGAATGTGTATGTGCTTTCCAGGACGTTGCTGTGTAACTTGGTGCGGGTGAAGCTCACCTGCTACGAGTTGGAAGGCAAGACCTCGCTGTCTCTAGAAGACTACCTCAAAGCCTTCATGGAGACTGAAGTTAAACCTCTCTGGCCTAAAGGATGGATGCAAGCCAGGTGTGAATAATTACAGTAACTACTAGCTGCTTTGTTGTGTGTCAGTAGCTTCAACTAGCCGAATAGCAGCCCATATAATCTGCAGTTGTGGTCATGAATGCATCACGTATTCATCATTCTGTCAACAGGATGTTGTTTAAAGAGAGCATCATGGCTCACGGTCATCTCACAGGCTACACGTGAGTCATCAGACTTACTTTTAATCTGTTTCTTTATAGCTGCATGTTTGACGTCTTTAGACTcactcacttttttttatttgctccagAGCAAAGAAGAAGATGGTCTCTACTCCCAAGGCCAAGCCAAAGGTTAGTTGTAGCAGTGTCTGTCATACTGAATGTGTTTTCTACTACATGAGCTCTTCATGAACCTTTAGAAGTTCCATCTTTGATAAAGATATAGATGTATGTAACCGAGGTACTTGCATCCACAACTCGGCTAAGATTTTATATTACTAGACCAATtcgtattcacattttttttttataaatctgACTTAAAATACATACAACTGAAAATATAGAGTGAGTGGTAAGAAGTTGTGTAAGAAACAAAATCCACAGTCTTTGAGGATTAATTCACACTTTATTTTACTGGTTTTCTTTCACATGGCGAGCAAGCAAGAAAAGCAAAGTATCTGAATTTTGCACTGAATGGACATTTACTTAGACCAGTTCcgtctgaattcacagatgggggttgccgcaccattttcaatttggctttggaagatagtggtgggagatcatgctaaaataaactttatgtgcaaaattacaggcatctactcccagtagtttctgagttatggcattttcaaattttaatgatttaggccaaaatgccctcttcccaatcctcgcctggaatttttaggttttaaaatgcttatatctctgcttctggaaatcacagagacttgaatttttttctccaagctccctacatgttggtgatgtcctagaaacaacacacacactcaggagaagtctctccagagcaggggggcttgcccaaaatgtagaaattatttGTGAAAACCACTCACGAGTAtggttaagggtgttaaaacTACTATaaatcttacagattaatgtcttagcaccatttagtattgctctagaccagactggcttgtaacttatacagggggagccctctaagcacattatttagagagatatggacGGCTAAACGTTGCCCCCCATGAAAAGTGCCTGATTTTCAAGGACCCTGAAGTCAAtgtagcacaggtggtagagatctgcaaatttgcacagaaactcaactatcctcttactatagccatgcaaagtcccaacTTCTAGCCATCACTGCATCATGCTCAATTTTACCCTCAAACTATGCCATTTTTGGTAGTCACCGATCTGAACCTTAAAGGTATTCTCacctaaaaattccaggcgaggattggGGGGAGGGCGTTTTGgcctaaattattaaaatttgaaaatgccataactcaaaaattattgggagtataagcctgtaattttgcacacaaagcttttttttatcatgatcttccaccaccagcacccacagtaaaattgaagatggtgctgcaaccaccttcctgaatatttggtgttttgggatgGAATAAGCCCTTACTAATTTGTCTTTCACTTAGAAGCACTTTGAAATTAATTTTCACACAATAAAGGGGCTTTTCAGACAGAAAGCGACATCGGTACTGCTGTGCTGTGAAACCCGTTATTTCTAAGGGGGTTTGCTGCGTCCCATGACGCTTTGTTTCTGTGTCGAGTCAAGCCAGCAGTCTTTATTAGCTGTGACAAACGCCCAGACGGCCAATAGAAATGAGGCTTCCACCCAAGCATGGAAGGCAAAATGAAGGCTAAGCTGATGTCTTTGATTGAATTGTGTATCATAAGTTTATTTTGGGGTGAAGACTTCAGGAGGAGAGTCCTATTTTAGGTACAGAGTTCCTTCCAAGTAGGTGTGTCGTGTGTGTTTAACACTTGCTGGTTGTTGGTAGATAATATCTGTAAACGTGGCTTGCATTTGTTATGTGTTCCACAGACCTATTACAGTTTCTTATTTGAGGTACAGAGGTATCATTTTCATCCACATatactaattttttttaaaattggtaTTCTACACCCTACTTTCGTGTCTGCCTCTCAACTACCCTGTCTAACgaagccaacaaaaggccaaaaaaagctttaaaaagtaAAGAGAAATATTTTAGACGGCTGCAGAAATCTGTAGATGTGAATGGGTGTGTGTGAGTAATGTTTTTAGATCGGcatgaacacaaaaacatgaatttatcCTTTAATATCCCCACAAACAAAGACAGTTTGTTTCAAAGGTTGTGtaactgttatttttgtgtcatttgtgcttTCAGGAGACTGTGTGGGTTCAGCGGTCGACGCCTTCAATGGGGGCCACTCCCTCCCCTGCTGCCCAGGTTGCCAAGCGACCGCCTCACTCACCGTCGGAGCCCATATGTCTGGATTCCCTCGATGAGGCTCCCTCCTTGGACTCGATCTCTCAGGCCCTGGCCATCCTCGGCAACGCAGCCAAGGGCCTGGCCCAGGGGGACAGCCCCCGTCCCCCGATGGACCCAAGACCGCCACCAACCCCTCCGCCCTCCACGCCTCGCCAATCATGCAGCATCAGAAAAAGAACTCTGTCGGCACTCCCAGCTCCAATGCACCTCACTACATCTCTACCTCTTCGTCTTCCTCCACCTCCGTGTCTCGGCCGTCCTCCATCAcgtcctctcctctgccctcaGTGAGGGTGGATACGATGGGGGTCGTTAAGGGGGCCGCACAGGCGCACAGACACTCAGTTTTGAACGCTCAGAGACCTTTGGGTGTGGGTGTGACTAAAGCCAACATGCCTGCCTCAGTGTCCCCCCCTAAGCCACGTCCTCCACCCACCGCGTCCCCGCTAGTGGCCCCAGGATCAAAGACGGGGGTGTCCACTCCCCCTTCTGGCCTCCTCAAAGGCAGCAATAATAAAGCCAACAGCGGCGACATTCACATCATCACATCGCCTCAGTCTCGGCCTCACACCCTCTCATCAACCTCCTTCATGACCCCCAAAACCTTCCTGACGCCTCGCCTGCCCCAGAACCCACAGAGCAAATCCTCCCCCTCTCTCATCCAGACACTCCCCACCGTTCAGCCACAGCCACAGTCTAACTTCATCACCCCTATGCACGCCACCCTCACCAAGTCCACCCACAGCAGCATCCCGCCCATCGTTAAGCTCACCCCCCGCACCCCCAACCCCATCGTCACCGTCACCACCTCAGCATCACCTTCCATTTCCCCCAGGTCTCAGGCAACCCTCTCCATACACCAGTACCCCGCCAAAAGCCCAGCAGGGTTCCGCCCGCCGTTCTCAGGTGCCCAAGGAGGAGCGACCAAGCCGGGGCAAGGCAGCTACACTCCTCCAGGCAGCCAGAAGACCCCCAACAACAACAGCACCACCAACACCAGCCTTATTAACACCTCATCCATAAGCAAGCATTCAGGATCCAGTGCCTCCCCCGCAGCCGCCTCTGCTACCCCAGGCCAGCGTCAGAGGCCCGGGGGCGGGACACCTCAGGGGGCCAAGCCAGTCGTGTCTGTCCCATCGTCAGCCGTCTCGTCTCAGTTGCCACAGGTTTGTACAGATTAGTGACCTGCAGCGTTATTCAGCTCATGTGCACTAAGGTTGGGCATCAGGAAGTGGATCTAAATGCTCTGATTCCAAGAATTCATAACTAATTTCACTCATGCTAGCAAATGACCAGTTAAGTGCCAACAGCTATAGAATATCTACCGCTGTCCTTCTGCACTATTAGCTATGTGAGTTGAATGAATCGTGAATCCTCTCAACTGTTGCTGAGCTGTTTGATTAGCAGATGAACACATGAATTGTCGTGTAACAGTCACTGAAATGTAGCAAATGCTGCTAAAAGGGTGGGACTTGACTGCTCTTTTTACTGCAAAGTAGCTGAAGTAGACATGAAAACAGTCAAGAAACTCCGAGAGATACCAGTGTTGTTGTGGTTAAAATTACTTTATCTAACTTCTGGTTCCTGCTGATAGCGTTTTTCCCTGGAAAGAAATGTTTCACACAACTGTGCTGTGTAGAAGGCAGGAGGATAGAGTAGTGACATGGCATAAAAAGGGACTGTTTTTAAGGatattttttggctttattagacAGGTTAGTTGAAAATAGGGAGAAGATTGGGggaaagacctgcagcaaagagcCGTGAGCGGGAATCGACCCTGGCTGCTGCATCGGGGAATATAGTgcctgtttatgggtcgcctGATCGACCAGTTAAGCTACCTGGGCGCCCCTGTTTTCTCTTTCGTGACAGCAGAACATAAACTTTCAGTAAATAATATGCTTATTGAGGAGCATGATGGCTAACTAAAGTATTTTAATCCCCTTATAGTGACACTTTACtgtgactgctgctgcttttaccttttctcctgaatctgtgttttcctGACCAAATTTCCTGCCCGACTGTAATCGTTTATCGTTCGTTGCCTCCTTAGGTCTCCACGGCGGGAAGCGGCAGTCTGCTCAGCTCGGCCCCGTCTCTTCCCCTGGGCTTCGGGATGCTGGGGGGCCTGGTGCCCGTCTCCCTGCCCTTCCAGTTCCCCTCGCTCCTGAGCCTGCCTTCACTGGGCACCGGAGGCTCCAGTACCGCAgccagcagctctgcagccaGTAGCAACGCACCGTTCTCCACCCTGACCCAGAGTGAGTGACGCACACGGGCCACAAACATCATGATGTTAGATTTAAAGAAGACGCGGTACATAgataaaatgatgtgaaaaagaGGTTTAGTTCGgccctgtgtgtgtgagactgtCTGCTGTTGTCTGAGCGTTCCtgtttgcctttgttttgtgttgtatgttAGAGCCTCATTTATCACCGTATTGTGCGTAAGCTTAATGTAATTAATGTACGACATTATTCCattttgtttgcttcatttcCCAAATCTCTCAACCTTTTTTTCTACCAACTCTGTTTTGGTTTTACTTCCTCACCCTGTCACTCACTGGCCTCATATTTCTGCCTTTATCCCTCCTGTCTGGCTGTCTCTTGCCTCCATcaccctcttcttcctcctccttttttctcctcctcaccTCCCCGTTCTGTTGGTATTTGTTCCTCCCGCCCTCCTCGTTTCTTGTCGCCCTGTCCTGTCTCCTCAGATCTGTATAAGAGTCTCCAGTCAGGGTCTCAGGTTGCTCTGCCTCCTCACTTGCAGCTCGCTTTCTCAGGTAAAATCTGACCCTCCCTCCACCTCCAAAAGCCTGCTCCGTCCCTCCTCCTggctttcttttctcctctcagtTGTCTGGTGTTCTCCGTCTCGGgttctccatctgttctctGCTCATCTGTCGGTGGCAGCATGCCTTTTTTTGTGTAGTTATTTTAGCTGTCGTCCCGTCTCTGAACGCGTTTTGTCCAGCAATGCTTTCAAGTGCTGTCCTTTATCCTGTCCAGATGTCAGTCAAAACCAGGGAGGAGATGCTAAGAGGAAGACTCTATGATCCGGCCGGATTACATCACCCAGATGTTGGGACAAATCAGGACAGACGAGGCATAGTAGGAGTccgaaaacacacactgagcatCGCTTCATCTGAGAACTTTCACCAATACCACAGCTCAAtataactttttttaaacaatttgatAACTTTTCAGTGCTATTCTTCATAGAACTGTTAAAGGAACGACAGCTGTCGATGTTTACAAGATAGACCTATATCACTGTGGACGGGGAGGACGAATGAGTGGGATTTCTaggtgtgtgtgagggtgtgtgtgtgagtgtgtgaagcTGTTTAGTTGGCGGGACTGTGCCTTTTGTCTGATGTCTCCCTCTCTGATGCATGGTCAATGTGTCTATTTGGTGCTGTTTTTATCATAATGTAATTATCACTGATACCTGTAAGAAATGTAAACTGCAAATTGTTgaatttgagctttttttttaaatgagagcTGTACACGTTTTCATTGTACTTGAATTCTGGAATGAATTCTTTTCTGTATAGAACTCGAGCTGACTTTTAATTAAAATCTTTCCCTTGAACATAGGAATCCGATACAAGTTTGAAATCCTGAACACACATTTCTCACCTGAACCAAAGAACAACCGAGGTACAACACATCATTGGGCAGTGTCGATTTAATTAAAACCTTCAACTATCCATGAACCCAAACATGACAAATTTGAAAATACTCAACAATCAATGTCAAGTTTATGAAACACCTCGTGAAACCAGATCGAATTACCAGAGTCCAACACATAagcaggacaaaaaaacaacaataaaaaaaaaaagggagaaggGTAAGCAGTTTGTGAGAGACGTAAAAGGTGAAGGATAACTTGAACTGGCAGTATGAGAAGGACAGGATTGGCTGGAGCTTCTCCCAGGCGGGTTTCTCCTCATAGCACTGTCGCTTCATGTCCCCCTTTCGGAGCCTACTTGACCAAAGGCCTGGTTTTATCGTCGTCGCCACACTGGTGGGCTTTGTACTTTTTCACCTCTGCCATGTACTTTGACCAAGCATCGCTCCTGCCTGGTTCAGCCTGTGGGAAAGGAGAGGAGGGAAAGGTTATGACCCGGCAGTCAATAAGAGCGTACGGTTAAAAGTCACTGATCCCCGCTCTACTggaaaaaatacccctctcaaaacaagaaaaaaaaacttatttcaaggaacttttaccttgaaataagtgaaagaatctgccaatagaacaagtgaaaaatggcttcttgaaataagatgcgatatttagaatattaagatcttaaaattaggtaggaaaacttattttaagatatattttaccaggattgtttTGCATGTATCTTAGAATAAGCCACATGctaaaaaaatagcatttcttctgtcaaaaacagatttttgctttcattaacctcctaatttgagatgtattaatcttcctgttgtcttcatttacaggcaccaaaaactattgtttccttgtctgaaaaagattttaaaaaatctgcaaaaccttcaggaagaaaattaaaattatttccttaaaagttttatataAATAGTCCCCCCAAATTTTTTGCAAGActattcttgtaaatattttcaaaaaaggagtaaaaatcttcccaaccccccccaaaaaaatatctaaagtgattacatatatatctgtaaaatttctaatatttccttaagaatattcaccaaaaaaatcaaccaaaatccagtaaattttgctggattttggttgatttttttggtgaatattcttaaacatttttgcattacttttttccaccaaaaaatgttcaaagaattcccaaaaacattgaaaatgtgggcatcagaagtttcattgtgaaaatatgttttttccccacGTTTTCTAACTtcaaaatgggtcaatttgagttttcttgcaaaatttaactcaaaacaagatcatttcaagatagTTTGACTTCAAAGAAGATATTTAAGATACCttgtccctccatcttgctgaaatgtcacttgtgaagtgaatttatcttaaatcgagtgggatgagacattttgactaaaaataagacaaatagattttgagttttttgcaGTGCTTACTTCTGAGtcctgtttctgcttcttcGCAACAATGCCGGTCTTTAGGAACACACCGCCTCTGCGCTTCCCCACCTGGGTTAGGGGATAGAAGACTGAAACCGTTATAGGAGCCCTTGTAGGTGGATTGCCAATGAAGGAGACTACACCAGAACAGAAGGTCTACATTTAGACTCCTGTCGCACCACCAGCGAAAACCATCATCAGTGAGGAGCATCCCTAGTCTGTTCTCAGCTACTCGTTACATACTGCCAATGTGTGTTTATAAACATACTCTAATGACAACACAATAGCTGTGCGAAATGATACTGGCAATTTAAAAACCACACTGTTGGTCACTATTTCACAAAGCGATAAGACTGCTGCTTTAGTTTGGATTCAACTATCTCATCTTACAACTGCCAAACCCCTTACAAAGCTCGTCACGGGAGGGGCCTTCTTTTCCACCGGGCTCTGTCCGTGCTCGGCAGCAGCTCGGGCATCTCCACCTGtttgctgcagctcctcctttttcctcttctcctcctccatcttcttcttGAACATCTCCATGAAGCTGCCGTCGTTGGCGAACGCGTTGCCCCCCGGCAGCCGGGCGGCGCTGGAAGGCTGTGCGGGGCTGCTGGAGGGGGACGCGGGGCTGGAGTCGCCGCTGTTGCCGCCGCTCGACTGATGTTTGCCGTGTGCGCGTTTAGAATCCATAGTTCCCGGTGGTGTTAATCAAGACAGTCCAACGGCTTTGGGCCAGAATACGTCTGTTTAAGTAATATGTATGGCTTTGTTTTCAGGAGTTGGCCTGATAAGAGTCCAGCTGAACCCCACCCGTGGTACAACAATAAGAAAAGCTTCGGAGTTATTCTTCACTTtacaaaaatgtgttgttttttttacagaattaaggcgaagataaaaaaaatacacaaaaggcTTCACAATACGAGCCCTCTGGCGCAGAAACGTCCCtctggacaaaaacaaaagcaggcgCTGCTTCGGCCGCTAATGTGGCTAACGCCCGGTTTAAGGCCCTTAGAGACGAACAAACTCAACTTTAACCTCCAGTTCATGTGTGGGACGTTTCAAGATATAAAAGTACAGTTCAGGCGCGCGTCAAAGTTCAAATATCTACACCAAAGACACGGAGTTTTACAGGGTTTTACCGACGCTCATCGCTAACTTTCACCGTCCATCAGCTCCGGTCGGCCATGTTGAATTATCTCTGCGGCTGTAGCGCCCCCTGCTGAGCCGGAAGTGAAGCTGGGCAATTCTATGATGAGAAGgacacaggagaaaaaaaaaaaacttcagcttTCAACTAGAGAACAATTGAGATGGTTAGTTATGATCTTAAGGGTCATGGATTTACTaagtttggtttgtttcattACTCGAAACTTTTTTTCAGCCACATGAcgcatacaataaaataaacttgtAAAACTGTAACGTCAGTAACACGTAATGTCAGTAACACACATTTTAACAGATAAAAATGAATTGACTATCAATTTTGGAAAGGAAAGTATTTTGCGGATTAGTAGACATGTATGCTTTTAAATGATATCACTATCAGTTTTCACCTCTTCCTAGTTGGAGGAGAAATTTCAAATAAAGTTGACTAGATTTTTGCCATGTCTTTTTTTAGTAACGTCAGTAAAGCATGTCATGACAGCCCTGGCTCCATACATAGAAGTGATGAGGAAAATTTGATATTGCTATCAGAGCAAATGGTGCCCGAGTATCACAGACACATAAGTTCAGAAACCAGTATTAAATAACACAAGAGCAACTGTGACATTTCTCTCAAAAAATGTAACGTCAGTAATGACGGAATTGACCAGCTGAGTTtagaaatacaaaacacagttaTACAATTATGCGGTTAAAACatgattaaccctcctgttgtcctcatttaagggcaccaaaaaataccgtttccttgtctgaaaaaaaatccaaaaattctgtaaacaaaaaaattccccaattttccaaaaatttgcaaaaccttcaggaaaagattccaaaaattcctttaaaaaatcccttaaaagttgtatttttaaaaaatcccccaaatttggcaagaaatttcttgtaaatattttcaaaaaaatgagtaacaaTCTTCcacaaaaatcttaaaaatatctaaaatgattacatatatatcaataaaacttctattttctttaagaacattcacataaaaaaggtttccttgtctgaaaaaaaattaaaaatgcagcaaaaaaaattcaccaaatttctgaaaatgtgcaaaacgtATCTGTTCTTTTTAATGTTAACTATTAATAAGTAACGCTGAAGGCTTCAATTAAGGATTATTAGATTATCGATTAGTTCTTGATTAATCAGTTGTTTGGGtctataaaatgccagaaaatggtgggaaaaaaagcaattagAGCTTCCAAAAAAGCCGAAGATGACATTCTCAAATGTCTTGCTTTCTGCAGAAgctaaagatattcagtttattggTATATTTGTATGATTTTGTGATCAAGTAGGTGTCCAgcttgcatgtttttttcctcactgagaGTAacacttatatatatatgtatgtgttcaTTTATAATATGTTCTCCAAGACTTGTCAGGTCAGGTCATGTTACCTGCTACTGGTACAATGTAACCCAGTACAACCTGCCGCATTGAAGATGGGTAGATGGTTTACCCAGGACTCAGTCTACAAAGAGCGTATGAACTCTATGATCAGACATAAAGTAGGGCCCCTTTGGGCGTAAAGTTGACCTTCCAACTTAACGGCAACCAATGAACCTGCAGGACATCACAGCCTCTCCTCTGATTGAGATGCACTACAGGCGAGTGAAGTACTTGATAAGTACGAGGAGAACTCAGAttgctttaaccctcgtgtcgtcctgcgagtcaaaactgactcgttttaaagtttgaaaatgtggggaaaaaaatattttcacagtgaaacttctgatgtccacatttttaacatttttggaacattttttggtggaaaaaaaaaagaaatgttagaaatgtttctttgagaagaactcgctggattttgtttgattttttttgtgaatgttaagAAGGGTAGCTTTGATAATGTACACCTTTTAAAGGACTTTGTTTGGTTTAAAATGTAACGCTGTTTTACAATGCTCATTTGATGGAGGATGAAACGTGATTGTAGTTTGGTTCCAAGTCACACCTGTGGGATTGTGGATCAGATGCAATTCGACGGATACGATAATTGTGACTTTTAAGTTTTGTTTCAAATCTGTTGCTATTATTTGCTAAAGTGCTTTGTCTGAGCAGCTTAATATATTGTCAGAAGCTAGCATAATGGACCCTTCTAATGACAGAAATGTGGCTTGAAAGACTTGCCTTTGGAATCCGTCTAATTAGAGACAATTTTTGGCAAACTTTGTGTTGTATCTGGAATGTTTGTACGTCTTTATTTCCACGGTGTCGGGAGATAGAGGAGAATATAAATGTTAAGACATCTGTATGAGTCTGGAGTAGTTACAGTTGGTTATAGATTTGTAAAGGTTCACTGTGTCACAATAGTACTTATCTATATGTTCTGTAATCATTTGACTAAAAAAATTTCATCTTTGATTTGTTATCGGGACTTCTGAGAATAAGGTGTGGGAAGCTCGTTTGTTAGGGTGTgtaataatttacattttatgatCACTAAGACATTTTAAGCCATTTGTAAATCACATAAAACAACTTAAGCAGTGTCTCCATTGTGCCATTTTCCCCACAGAGTTCCTCCGCATCGTCTCGTCTGGTCGGTTAAACTGGGGTACGTCGGTTCGCTGCAGGCTGTCGAGACGTGCTTGTGAAAACTGGTGTGATGGATAAACAATGCCTTCACCATTTCACTCAGGTGGAGGACAGTTGCACAAAGGATGTGAGAAGTTTGACTAATCGGTTTGACCTTTCTGCTGCGACAGAACTAAAGCGTAGCCACAAGAAGGGCCGCGGTGATAAAACCTGAGTCAGAATTCTCTCTCAGGTCCTTCTGGGgaagtgtttctgctgttggAGTGAGTGCACTTTAActggaatggaaaaaaaaga
This window harbors:
- the ubn2b gene encoding LOW QUALITY PROTEIN: ubinuclein-2b (The sequence of the model RefSeq protein was modified relative to this genomic sequence to represent the inferred CDS: inserted 4 bases in 4 codons; deleted 1 base in 1 codon; substituted 1 base at 1 genomic stop codon), which translates into the protein MAEPRKVPFVTISSFNASPPTPESSKKRRREDEVVDITFGKDGGVSVAAVGSGGGGGPFGNAKGGDAETEERKPTVRLNLPLTEPSEPEASSEXNYGELVHSTVLSITTAGFTAPKELTPPLDPNDPFADDEKERREVEALARKFENNMXVVSRYGGPTKKKKKDRMQDLIDIGYGYDETXPFIDNSEAYDELVPASLTTKHGGFYINTGTLQFRPASDSEGENAGTDDNHFKKMKDGEERVIKKRRKKQDGGILEDKKPXKNKVPKPGVSALNVHRPEKKKRKKLMKDSLHLANMLRRFTREKEEMRKKNLAAAGLPRPNAKVPNTNSALLNAHPKAAGGNDCSMADLTADQAVMSLLGSANNDVLQDMMGDLDFGMLDSPQPSSPAQGENGSFGMGHKTGGNRVSQGGVMTPPPLPSGLPGPLTKRIEDLRAASRLFDEEGRKKFFTLDMNNILLDIELQVQEQPAEVRSAVYSHLEAFVPCNKEALLKRLKKLSLNIQDDRLRTPLLKLKLAVCSVMPEQIARYNMDCIAKVAKQQSEEGEKNGSEDDDEEKPGKRVMGPRKKFVWDDKLRTLLCNLVRVKLTCYELEGKTSLSLEDYLKAFMETEVKPLWPKGWMQARMLFKESIMAHGHLTGYTAKKKMVSTPKAKPKETVWVQRSTPSMGATPSPAAQVAKRPPHSPSEPICLDSLDEAPSLDSISQALAILGNAAKGLAQGDXPPSPDGPKTATNPSALHASPIMQHQKKNSVGTPSSNAPHYISTSSSSSTSVSRPSSITSSPLPSVRVDTMGVVKGAAQAHRHSVLNAQRPLGVGVTKANMPASVSPPKPRPPPTASPLVAPGSKTGVSTPPSGLLKGSNNKANSGDIHIITSPQSRPHTLSSTSFMTPKTFLTPRLPQNPQSKSSPSLIQTLPTVQPQPQSNFITPMHATLTKSTHSSIPPIVKLTPRTPNPIVTVTTSASPSISPRSQATLSIHQYPAKSPAGFRPPFSGAQGGATKPGQGSYTPPGSQKTPNNNSTTNTSLINTSSISKHSGSSASPAAASATPGQRQRPGGGTPQGAKPVVSVPSSAVSSQLPQVSTAGSGSLLSSAPSLPLGFGMLGGLVPVSLPFQFPSLLSLPSLGTGGSSTAASSSAASSNAPFSTLTQNLYKSLQSGSQVALPPHLQLAFSDVSQNQGGDAKRKTL
- the trir gene encoding telomerase RNA component interacting RNase; the protein is MDSKRAHGKHQSSGGNSGDSSPASPSSSPAQPSSAARLPGGNAFANDGSFMEMFKKKMEEEKRKKEELQQTGGDARAAAEHGQSPVEKKAPPVTSFVGKRRGGVFLKTGIVAKKQKQDSEAEPGRSDAWSKYMAEVKKYKAHQCGDDDKTRPLVK